The genomic window GGGCGTGAACCAGAACTTGGCCACCCGCGGCCACCCCCAGATGAAGGCCGGCAGGCGCACCCGGTTGTAGGCCGCCAGGGTCCCCAGGAGCATGCCGCCCCAGAGCAGGTAGAAGAAGCGCAGGCTCCGGCCGAGGGAGTCCAGCAGCGGGGAGTAGGCCCGGGGCTTGGGCATCAGTTGCGGGCGACCAGCGGGGAGTCCTTGCCGTCCTTCATGGAAAGCACCTTCTTCTTGAGCATGGCCGCCGCCTCGGGCATGACCTCCAGGGCCTTCTTGACCTGGGGGTCCCGGCCGGAGATGTACTTGAACCCGGCTTCCATCCCGTAGGCCACGTTCTGCATCTCCATGGCCAGCTGGTCGCGCATCTCGGCCTGGTTGGCGGGGTCGTTCCACTCGGCGTCGGTGCACTCGATCTTCTGCTCCTTCATCCAGGCGTGGAAGGCCTTCATGAGGGCCTCGTCGGGCACCTGCTGGGGCTTGATGCCGTGCTTCTCCTTCTCGATCACCGCGAACTTGAAGAAGGCGCTGGTGCGGAACCGGAGGTTGCCCACGAAGGTGGTGAGCTTGGCCTGTTCGACGGTGTAGTCGGGGGTGATGCCCCCGCCGCCGTAGACCGTGCGGCCCAGGTCGGTCTTGTATACGGGGCCCTTGTCGCCCAGGGGCTCCTTGGTGTCCTCGGGCAGCAGGTAGTCGTCGATGCCGTGCTGGTAGTCGCGCTGGATGCACCGGCCCGAGGGGGTGTAGTAGCGGGCCGTGGTCAGCGCCAGGCCCCGGGTGCGGTTGATGGCCATGACGGCCTGCACGAGCCCCTTGCCCCAGCTGGTCTGGCCCACCACCACGCCGCGGTCGTGGTCCTGCACGGCGCCGGTGACGATCTCCGAGGCCGAGGCGGTGCCGCGGTTGATGAGGATGACCATGGGGAAGGTGTCGAGGACCGAACCCTTGGGGGTGCGGGTCTCCTGCATGTCCCGGCCGTCGCGGCCCTTCTGGGTGACGATGAGCTCGCCCGCGCCCAGGAGCTGCCGGCAGATGCCCGTGGCCGCGTCCAGCATGCCGCCGCCGTTGTTGCGCAGGTCCAGGAGGAGGTCGGTCATGCCCTGGGCCTTGAGGTTCCGCACGGCCTTCTCGAACTCCTCGGAGGTGGTCTCCCCGAAGTCCTTGATGGCGATGAGGCCCGTGGTGGGCGTGAGCATGAAGGCGTACTGGACGCTGTTGGAGGGGATCTCGCTGCGGGTGATGGAGAAGCGGATGAGGCCGGGGAAGCCCGCCCTCTGCACGGCCACCTCCACCACGGTGCCCTTGTCGCCGCGGAGCTTCTGGACCACGGCGGTGCTGGTGAAGCCCTCGGTGCTCTTGCCGTCCACCTCGCGGATGAAGTCCCCGGCGCGGATGCCCACCTTCTCGGAGGGGCCGCCGCGCACCGTGCTCACCACCACCACGCCGTCGGGCTGCTGCTGGATGATGGAGCCGATGCCGAAGAAGGAGCCGCGCTGGTCCTCGCGCATGGTGCGGAACTCGGACTCGTCCATGTAGTAGGAGTGGGGGTCCAGGGTGTGGAGCATGCCCGAGATGGAGGCGTGCGAGACCTGCTTGGGGGCAGGGGGGTCCACGGCCTGCTTCTGCACCAGGCCCATGATCTCCGTGAGGGTGTCGAGGGACCTCTGCCGGGCCTTCTCGTCCCCGGTGCGCCCCGCGAGCGGGGCGTAGACCGCCACCGTGATCGCGATGACCATCCAGATCCAGCTGCTCTTGAACCAACGCGCCATGTTCGCGCCCCTTCAGAATCCTTCGAGTATCCGTTGCGCCGTGTCACCCATCCGCTCCCGCCGGAGGCGGGTGGCGAGCACGATGGATTCGAGGTCCCGGTAGGCCCGGTCCAGCGTGTCGTTCACTACAAGATAGTCATATGCGGGGTACTCGCACAGTTCGTGCTTGGCATAATCCAGGCGCACCTGGATCTCCGCTTCGGGATCCCGCCCCCGGCTCCTCAGCCGGTTGGACAGTTCCGCTGCCGAAGGGGGGATGAGGAAGATCATCACCGCGTCGGGAATGGCCTCGTGGACGTTGCGGGCCCCCTGGGTCTCGATGTCCAGGAGGATGTCCTTGCCGGCCGCCAGGTGGGTCGTGAT from Geothrix sp. 21YS21S-2 includes these protein-coding regions:
- the gmk gene encoding guanylate kinase: MFLWSHPLIGHSGNVFVLSAPSGTGKSTLAKRLVKDLPDLDFSISFTTRAPRAGETDGKDYFFVSPATFDEMIRTGGLVEWVEVYGHKYGTGKEWITTHLAAGKDILLDIETQGARNVHEAIPDAVMIFLIPPSAAELSNRLRSRGRDPEAEIQVRLDYAKHELCEYPAYDYLVVNDTLDRAYRDLESIVLATRLRRERMGDTAQRILEGF
- a CDS encoding S41 family peptidase; the protein is MARWFKSSWIWMVIAITVAVYAPLAGRTGDEKARQRSLDTLTEIMGLVQKQAVDPPAPKQVSHASISGMLHTLDPHSYYMDESEFRTMREDQRGSFFGIGSIIQQQPDGVVVVSTVRGGPSEKVGIRAGDFIREVDGKSTEGFTSTAVVQKLRGDKGTVVEVAVQRAGFPGLIRFSITRSEIPSNSVQYAFMLTPTTGLIAIKDFGETTSEEFEKAVRNLKAQGMTDLLLDLRNNGGGMLDAATGICRQLLGAGELIVTQKGRDGRDMQETRTPKGSVLDTFPMVILINRGTASASEIVTGAVQDHDRGVVVGQTSWGKGLVQAVMAINRTRGLALTTARYYTPSGRCIQRDYQHGIDDYLLPEDTKEPLGDKGPVYKTDLGRTVYGGGGITPDYTVEQAKLTTFVGNLRFRTSAFFKFAVIEKEKHGIKPQQVPDEALMKAFHAWMKEQKIECTDAEWNDPANQAEMRDQLAMEMQNVAYGMEAGFKYISGRDPQVKKALEVMPEAAAMLKKKVLSMKDGKDSPLVARN